The following are encoded together in the Robertmurraya sp. FSL R5-0851 genome:
- a CDS encoding SDR family NAD(P)-dependent oxidoreductase, whose translation MDKLKGKHIVITGASSGIGEKVALMAAERGARPILVARSIDKLQIISEEISRKTGASPLFFQLDVGDIDQVQQVFSQIKQEVGHIDILVNNAGFGVFDSFHEADFADIEKMFQVNVLGLMACTKEVLPVMIAQHSGHIINIASQAGKLATPKSSGYSATKHAVLGFTNSLRLELAKSNIRVSAVNPGPIETNFFSIADKSGNYVKNVNRFMLKSDYVAEKIIQLMITPKRELNLPGWMNVGSTIYNLIPGLAERFVGGFFDKK comes from the coding sequence TTGGATAAATTAAAAGGGAAACATATTGTTATTACAGGAGCTTCGTCAGGGATTGGAGAAAAGGTAGCACTTATGGCGGCTGAGCGTGGAGCACGGCCTATTCTTGTAGCTCGCTCCATTGACAAGCTACAAATAATCAGTGAGGAAATTAGCCGAAAAACGGGTGCGAGTCCCTTGTTTTTTCAATTGGATGTAGGTGATATTGATCAGGTTCAACAGGTGTTTTCACAGATTAAACAAGAGGTTGGCCATATCGATATTCTCGTAAACAATGCTGGGTTTGGCGTGTTTGATTCCTTCCATGAGGCCGATTTTGCTGATATTGAAAAAATGTTTCAAGTGAACGTCCTCGGTTTAATGGCTTGTACGAAAGAGGTTCTTCCTGTAATGATAGCTCAACATTCAGGTCATATCATTAATATTGCCTCACAGGCGGGAAAGCTCGCCACTCCTAAGTCCAGTGGATACTCAGCTACGAAGCATGCAGTATTAGGATTTACAAATAGCTTACGATTAGAGCTTGCGAAATCAAATATACGTGTATCGGCGGTGAATCCTGGTCCGATTGAAACCAATTTCTTTTCCATTGCCGATAAATCAGGAAACTATGTAAAAAACGTGAATCGTTTCATGTTAAAATCTGATTATGTGGCTGAAAAAATTATTCAGTTGATGATCACGCCTAAGCGAGAATTAAATCTTCCAGGTTGGATGAATGTAGGTAGCACCATCTATAATCTCATCCCGGGTCTCGCTGAACGCTTTGTTGGCGGCTTTTTCGATAAAAAATAA
- a CDS encoding aminotransferase class I/II-fold pyridoxal phosphate-dependent enzyme — MNKQRKYLFEEVYEYLWQRIERSDWKTGDKLPSIRELSMEMNVHRLTVYKAYQMLKQQGKVFVKDKSGYYVQGSSTSPIDGHSLLRANEKTYTLSEIHQQSVQYQFSQALIDPNLLPNHFLSDYVKKVFDLYPKVLSTYSTVQGDMELRDTLATYFITRYKTHLSHDDILITSGSQQALHLISQLFIKPRDTVLLERPSYSAAIDIFKSQDAHLIAIDIQPYGYDLEKVEMLMKQYKPRLFYVNPTFHNPTGYTVPTAQRKKLVELAERYNCVIVEDDAYHDIYFEKAPPPPLYTFDTAGVVIYVRSFCKYVSPGLRVAACVVPPAMKDGLLTVKGLADNGSPLLNQKIFLHYFSSPRLQQHLEKLRIALQIRKEIMEEELQKTNWSWISPDGGLNLWVQLPDPLPTDQLLQKAIENSVSFVPGLICDPLQQGFSSSLRLSYSYANEEQLRVGVRRLIEVVNTYA, encoded by the coding sequence ATGAATAAACAGCGAAAATACCTTTTTGAGGAAGTATATGAGTATTTATGGCAAAGAATAGAGCGTTCGGACTGGAAGACTGGTGACAAGCTTCCGTCGATTCGTGAATTGTCAATGGAAATGAACGTTCACCGGTTGACCGTTTACAAAGCCTATCAAATGCTGAAGCAACAAGGAAAGGTATTTGTAAAAGATAAATCTGGTTATTATGTTCAAGGAAGTTCTACATCCCCTATAGATGGTCACTCTTTGCTTCGAGCTAATGAGAAAACATATACTCTATCTGAGATACACCAACAAAGCGTTCAATATCAGTTTTCCCAAGCATTAATTGATCCTAATTTATTGCCTAATCATTTCCTATCAGATTATGTTAAAAAGGTTTTTGATTTGTATCCTAAGGTGCTTTCCACATATTCTACCGTACAAGGGGATATGGAGCTGCGTGATACCTTGGCGACCTATTTTATTACACGTTATAAAACGCATCTTTCCCATGATGATATCCTCATCACTTCAGGCTCTCAGCAAGCACTCCATCTGATCTCTCAATTATTTATCAAACCAAGAGATACGGTGCTGCTTGAGCGCCCAAGCTATAGCGCTGCAATTGATATTTTTAAAAGCCAGGATGCCCATTTGATAGCGATCGATATTCAGCCTTATGGTTATGATTTAGAGAAAGTAGAAATGCTTATGAAACAATATAAACCCAGATTGTTTTATGTGAATCCAACTTTTCATAATCCAACTGGGTATACGGTTCCAACGGCACAACGAAAGAAGTTAGTGGAACTAGCTGAACGATACAATTGTGTAATTGTTGAGGATGATGCGTATCACGATATTTATTTCGAAAAAGCACCACCACCGCCTCTTTATACATTTGATACAGCTGGTGTCGTCATCTATGTAAGAAGCTTTTGCAAATATGTTTCACCTGGACTACGTGTGGCAGCTTGTGTTGTTCCACCTGCCATGAAGGATGGATTGCTTACGGTTAAAGGGCTTGCCGATAATGGCTCACCATTACTTAATCAAAAAATCTTTCTTCACTATTTTTCCTCACCTCGGCTGCAGCAGCACCTAGAAAAACTTAGAATCGCTCTGCAAATTCGTAAGGAAATTATGGAGGAAGAATTACAGAAGACGAATTGGAGCTGGATAAGTCCCGATGGAGGCTTAAATTTATGGGTTCAGCTTCCTGACCCCCTTCCAACAGATCAGTTGCTGCAAAAAGCGATTGAGAATTCGGTTTCCTTTGTCCCTGGATTGATTTGTGACCCTTTACAACAAGGATTTTCCTCTTCGCTTCGTTTAAGTTATTCTTACGCCAATGAAGAACAGCTAAGGGTAGGAGTAAGAAGGCTAATCGAGGTAGTTAATACGTATGCATGA
- a CDS encoding EamA family transporter, giving the protein MIILFYLLMCFIFGTTFLAIKIGVDAGIPPFFGAGVRFFSAGILLFLFMRWKEKVSLKILFRKELFFTGVGLTFGTFATLYWAEQYVSSGVAAVLSATGPMMILIISTILLKQKTSYTSTIGCIIGLAGVIVLILPSISLNVHFLWIMGCLAIVLGEVFYASGTIYTKRVKEKIIASPLVLNAVQMMYGGLLLLLLSLITEKVQPLTLVHTASIGSLIYLIIIGSMIGHSLYYWLVTKTDPVFPSTWLYISPLIAVGLGVTFYHEEMTWYTGIGAVTILLGTILVNYSALQSLLWKKTLSQKG; this is encoded by the coding sequence ATGATTATTTTATTTTATTTACTCATGTGCTTTATCTTTGGAACCACCTTTTTAGCGATTAAAATAGGGGTCGATGCAGGAATACCACCGTTTTTCGGTGCTGGTGTTCGATTTTTCAGTGCCGGGATTCTATTATTTCTATTTATGAGGTGGAAGGAAAAGGTTTCTTTAAAAATTCTTTTTAGAAAAGAACTCTTTTTCACAGGGGTGGGGTTAACATTCGGAACTTTCGCCACATTATATTGGGCAGAACAATACGTTTCTTCAGGGGTAGCAGCGGTTCTATCGGCAACTGGACCGATGATGATTTTAATCATATCCACAATATTACTAAAGCAGAAAACATCTTATACATCCACGATAGGATGTATAATTGGTTTGGCTGGCGTAATCGTGTTAATTTTACCGAGCATTTCTTTAAACGTACATTTCTTATGGATCATGGGATGTCTAGCAATCGTCTTAGGTGAAGTCTTTTATGCTTCAGGTACAATTTATACCAAACGGGTGAAAGAGAAGATCATTGCTTCTCCCCTTGTATTAAACGCCGTTCAAATGATGTACGGTGGTTTACTTTTATTGCTACTGTCTTTGATAACAGAGAAGGTTCAACCCTTAACTTTGGTTCACACGGCATCTATTGGTTCCCTAATATATCTAATCATCATTGGATCTATGATTGGACATAGCCTTTATTATTGGCTTGTGACAAAAACGGATCCTGTGTTCCCTTCCACATGGCTATATATTTCACCGCTTATCGCAGTGGGATTAGGTGTCACCTTCTACCATGAAGAAATGACATGGTATACCGGTATTGGTGCCGTTACCATTTTATTAGGGACGATTTTAGTAAACTACTCTGCTTTACAATCTCTACTATGGAAAAAAACTCTTTCCCAAAAAGGGTAA
- a CDS encoding MBL fold metallo-hydrolase: MTEWRDGIAKLVLPTPFPVGDVNVYVIKGERLTLVDVGPNTEQAFISLQNQLAQLGLQLTDIEQVILTHDHPDHAGLLDWFSPHLEVYGHANNERWLNRTEEFYHDYDSFYRQLFVECGIPDKYYDPFIGGMKQMLLFSCNRSLTGTLSEGDVPIGLSEWTVIETPGHAQSQIGLFRKKDGVLIGGDLLLAHISANPLLEPPLPGERERPKPQLQVNDSLQKLLTFPIRLTYAGHGEEITDVHGLVEKRLSHQVLRAEQVKEWLERESMTAFQICERLFPSVYKRQLGLTISESIAQLDYLLDGKKIKATKVKDTFIYSAIL, from the coding sequence ATGACAGAATGGCGTGATGGAATTGCAAAGCTGGTTTTACCTACTCCTTTTCCAGTCGGCGATGTGAACGTGTATGTAATAAAGGGGGAACGCTTGACATTAGTAGACGTAGGTCCAAATACGGAGCAAGCATTTATATCGCTTCAAAATCAACTGGCTCAACTAGGTCTCCAGCTAACAGATATCGAACAAGTCATACTGACCCATGATCATCCGGATCATGCAGGCTTGCTCGATTGGTTTTCTCCTCATTTAGAGGTTTATGGACATGCTAACAATGAACGCTGGCTAAATCGAACCGAAGAGTTTTATCATGACTACGACTCTTTTTATCGGCAGCTGTTTGTGGAATGTGGCATTCCGGACAAGTATTATGATCCTTTTATCGGTGGAATGAAACAAATGCTTTTGTTTTCCTGCAACCGATCGTTAACAGGTACGCTTTCAGAGGGGGATGTTCCAATCGGATTATCTGAATGGACGGTCATTGAAACGCCTGGTCATGCCCAAAGTCAGATCGGTTTATTTCGTAAAAAGGATGGGGTGCTGATTGGGGGAGATCTTTTATTGGCGCATATTTCAGCGAATCCACTTCTCGAGCCTCCGCTCCCAGGAGAGAGAGAACGTCCAAAGCCACAGTTGCAAGTCAATGATTCCTTACAGAAGCTTCTTACCTTTCCTATTCGTCTTACTTATGCGGGACATGGTGAAGAGATAACAGATGTTCATGGTCTGGTTGAAAAGCGACTATCTCATCAAGTTTTACGCGCTGAGCAAGTGAAGGAATGGCTGGAGCGGGAATCTATGACCGCTTTTCAAATATGTGAACGTCTATTTCCTTCCGTCTACAAGAGACAGCTGGGGCTAACCATTTCTGAATCCATCGCACAGTTAGACTATTTATTAGATGGTAAGAAAATAAAAGCCACAAAGGTAAAGGACACCTTTATTTACAGTGCAATCTTATAA
- the proC gene encoding pyrroline-5-carboxylate reductase → MEKIAIIGAGSMSEALIAGIVENQLISPEKIWVTNRSNADRLATLHEQYGVSSTYDHRELLEGADMVLLAMKPKDAAASIEQVRHLLKSNMLIVSVLAGVSMDSIELLSQKQLAIVRAMPNTSATVGLSATAIAVNDKVDDDQKRNVQMLFGTVGMTAFVEEHQLDAVTGLSGSGPAYIYYLIEAMEKSAVEIGLEREMAQQLIVQTLIGAAQMVAKTTKTPQELRHAVTSPGGTTEAGLKVLAAHGVQEAFVECIKEATAQSKRMGKAIAEQMESVQRSL, encoded by the coding sequence GTGGAGAAAATAGCGATTATCGGAGCAGGATCAATGTCAGAGGCATTAATTGCGGGGATTGTGGAAAATCAATTAATTAGCCCAGAAAAAATATGGGTGACCAATCGCAGCAATGCAGATCGACTGGCAACACTTCACGAGCAATACGGCGTCAGCTCCACGTATGATCATCGTGAACTATTGGAAGGAGCAGACATGGTTCTACTTGCGATGAAGCCAAAGGATGCTGCAGCCTCCATTGAACAAGTACGGCATTTATTAAAGTCAAACATGTTGATTGTCTCTGTTTTAGCAGGTGTCTCAATGGATTCGATTGAATTACTCTCACAAAAGCAGCTAGCAATCGTTCGCGCGATGCCTAATACATCAGCAACAGTAGGCCTATCTGCCACAGCAATTGCTGTCAATGATAAAGTAGATGACGATCAAAAAAGAAATGTGCAAATGCTTTTTGGTACAGTGGGAATGACAGCTTTTGTAGAGGAACACCAATTAGATGCCGTCACAGGCTTATCCGGTAGTGGCCCTGCATATATCTATTATTTGATCGAAGCGATGGAAAAAAGCGCCGTCGAAATAGGCTTAGAGCGAGAAATGGCCCAACAATTAATTGTTCAAACCTTAATTGGTGCCGCACAAATGGTAGCCAAGACGACTAAAACGCCACAGGAGCTTCGCCATGCGGTTACAAGTCCTGGAGGAACAACAGAAGCAGGTTTAAAAGTACTTGCTGCTCACGGGGTTCAAGAAGCGTTTGTGGAATGTATTAAAGAGGCGACAGCTCAGTCAAAACGGATGGGGAAGGCGATTGCAGAGCAGATGGAAAGTGTTCAGAGGAGTTTGTGA
- a CDS encoding peptide-methionine (S)-S-oxide reductase, whose amino-acid sequence MEIVYFAGGCLWGVQAFIKTLPGVKFTEAGRANGTSQTLDSDYDGYAECVKTGFDPTVVSIKELMGYFFEIIDPYSLNKQGQDVGKKYRTGVYSEKPEHLIEARAFLSERNDYDLIVVEVLPLSNYVRSAEEHQDRLARCPNDYCHIPEEILNRYK is encoded by the coding sequence ATGGAAATAGTATATTTTGCAGGTGGATGTTTATGGGGAGTACAAGCTTTTATAAAAACTTTACCTGGAGTTAAGTTTACAGAAGCGGGAAGAGCTAATGGAACAAGTCAAACACTTGATAGTGATTATGATGGTTACGCCGAATGTGTAAAAACAGGATTTGATCCGACGGTTGTATCGATCAAGGAATTAATGGGATATTTTTTTGAAATTATTGATCCGTACAGTTTGAATAAACAAGGACAGGATGTTGGTAAGAAATACAGAACAGGAGTGTATAGTGAAAAGCCTGAGCACTTAATAGAGGCGAGGGCGTTTCTTAGTGAGAGAAATGATTATGACCTTATAGTTGTTGAAGTATTACCTCTTTCAAACTATGTGAGAAGTGCAGAAGAACATCAAGATAGGTTAGCTAGATGTCCAAATGATTATTGTCATATTCCAGAAGAAATATTAAACAGATATAAGTAG
- a CDS encoding glycosyltransferase, giving the protein MSLFLMVSSLLAISIVVWLLIFIDAKMGLQRIDRLENEPASKVGPLVSIIVAARNEEKGVKESLQSQISQSYDRLEWILVNDRSTDHTPNIMNEIQSENKNINVIHITDLPPGWLGKNHAMYVGAKQARGELLLFTDADVIYHRDAIAKAVHYFMTHELDHLTAAPNLRGQRLWLNSFIAFFMFGFSYFKRPWLANHPRSKVGIGIGAFNLVRKDAYERLGTHEIIKMRPDDDLMLGKKMKEMGFRHRMVTALTLLEVEWYSTLKEALIGLEKNTFAGLHYRISMVMFAIFGVFVSQVLPFFTLFSLEPIIMYLSIGNIFLLAWIYAMIIKRMTTYSPWMFLLFPFTSMLFIYSIIRASFLTFKRGGIIWRGTKYRLKDLRNNNT; this is encoded by the coding sequence ATGTCCTTATTTCTAATGGTGTCTTCCTTATTAGCTATCAGCATTGTAGTTTGGCTTCTGATCTTTATTGATGCAAAGATGGGACTACAGAGAATCGATCGTCTCGAAAACGAACCAGCGTCTAAGGTCGGTCCTCTAGTGTCTATTATTGTTGCGGCACGTAATGAGGAAAAAGGAGTAAAAGAAAGCCTACAAAGTCAAATTTCGCAGAGTTATGATCGTTTGGAATGGATTTTGGTGAACGACCGATCAACCGATCACACTCCTAACATTATGAACGAGATTCAGTCTGAAAATAAAAATATAAACGTGATCCACATCACAGATCTTCCACCAGGATGGTTAGGGAAGAATCACGCGATGTATGTTGGAGCAAAGCAAGCAAGAGGAGAACTTCTCTTATTCACAGATGCAGACGTGATCTATCACAGAGATGCAATCGCAAAAGCCGTTCATTATTTTATGACACATGAACTAGATCACTTAACAGCTGCTCCTAATTTACGAGGGCAGCGATTATGGTTGAATAGCTTTATTGCCTTTTTTATGTTTGGTTTCTCCTACTTTAAACGTCCTTGGCTTGCGAATCATCCTCGTTCCAAGGTGGGAATAGGAATTGGAGCATTTAATCTAGTGAGGAAAGATGCTTATGAGAGGTTAGGAACTCACGAAATCATTAAAATGCGTCCGGATGATGATTTAATGCTTGGAAAAAAGATGAAGGAAATGGGATTCAGACATCGAATGGTAACGGCTTTGACACTTCTTGAGGTTGAATGGTACTCCACTTTAAAAGAGGCACTTATTGGCTTAGAGAAAAATACGTTTGCGGGACTGCATTACCGAATTAGCATGGTGATGTTTGCGATTTTCGGAGTATTTGTGTCACAGGTACTCCCCTTCTTTACTCTATTTTCCTTGGAACCTATCATAATGTATTTGAGCATCGGGAATATTTTTTTGCTCGCATGGATTTACGCCATGATTATTAAAAGAATGACAACCTATTCGCCATGGATGTTTCTCCTCTTTCCATTTACTTCCATGTTGTTTATTTACTCCATCATTCGGGCTAGCTTCTTAACCTTTAAAAGAGGGGGCATTATTTGGAGAGGGACGAAATATCGCTTAAAAGATTTACGTAACAACAATACGTAA
- the rnz gene encoding ribonuclease Z has translation MDILFLGTGAGVPAKHRNVSSLVLKLLDERGTLWMFDCGEATQHQILHTSVKPRRIEKIFITHLHGDHIYGLPGLLSSRSFQGGESLVTVYGPKGIKDYVDISLQVSGTYLKYPLKIVEIEEGIVFEDEQFKVEARKLEHGIPSYGYRVVEKDRPGSLLVEKLQEAKIPPGPLYKKIKAGENVVLEDGTIIDSSEFRGEDIKGRIVTILGDTRLCDNASLLAINADLLIHEATFSRGEEQLAYDYFHSTTTQAAQVARDAGVKQLCLTHISSRYDKRASQLHVEEAREVFPNTEIADDFKEITIPVHK, from the coding sequence TTGGATATTTTATTTCTCGGTACGGGCGCAGGAGTTCCCGCAAAACATAGAAACGTAAGCTCTCTTGTACTGAAGCTGTTGGATGAGAGAGGGACCCTTTGGATGTTTGACTGTGGTGAGGCCACTCAGCATCAAATTTTACATACGTCTGTTAAGCCACGCCGCATTGAAAAGATATTTATTACTCATCTTCATGGCGACCATATCTATGGCTTGCCTGGTTTATTGTCCAGTCGTTCCTTCCAAGGCGGAGAGTCACTCGTAACGGTATATGGACCTAAGGGGATAAAAGATTATGTAGATATTTCTTTGCAAGTAAGCGGAACGTATTTAAAGTACCCTCTAAAGATCGTAGAAATTGAGGAGGGGATTGTTTTTGAAGATGAGCAGTTCAAAGTTGAAGCTCGTAAATTGGAGCATGGAATTCCATCATACGGATATCGAGTGGTGGAGAAGGACCGTCCAGGCTCTTTATTAGTAGAAAAGCTACAGGAAGCAAAAATCCCACCTGGTCCTCTATACAAAAAAATTAAGGCTGGAGAAAACGTTGTTTTAGAAGATGGAACTATCATTGATTCTTCCGAGTTTCGTGGTGAAGACATAAAGGGAAGGATCGTAACGATTTTAGGTGATACAAGACTATGTGACAACGCCAGTTTACTTGCAATAAACGCTGACCTTCTCATCCACGAGGCTACGTTTTCTAGGGGAGAGGAACAGCTTGCGTATGATTACTTTCATTCAACGACTACACAAGCCGCACAGGTCGCGCGAGACGCTGGTGTGAAACAACTGTGTCTTACTCATATTAGCTCAAGATACGACAAAAGAGCTTCGCAATTACATGTGGAGGAAGCGAGAGAAGTGTTTCCGAATACCGAAATCGCTGATGATTTTAAAGAAATTACGATTCCTGTACACAAATAA
- a CDS encoding ABC transporter permease, which yields MNIFIRELKALRKSLVIWCLGILAMVAGGMSKYVATESSGQSINDLMASMPKAMQAIMGTGSLDLTTVSGYYGILFLYLMVMTTIHAVMLGANIISKEERDKTAEFLLVKPISRKQVIFSKWMASLIAIFVLNLVTFLISHLMVDYYNKTDESYVIEIAKLMGGMFILQLLFLSLGTSVAASIKHPKRAASISTAVLLIAFFLSMAIDLNENLEILSVFTPFKYFEAKDIISGTGYEAIYITVSALLVVVMTSYTFIAYEKRDLHI from the coding sequence GTGAATATATTTATTAGAGAGTTAAAAGCACTAAGAAAGTCACTCGTTATTTGGTGTTTAGGAATTCTTGCTATGGTAGCTGGGGGGATGAGTAAGTACGTGGCAACAGAATCTTCCGGTCAGTCTATTAATGATCTCATGGCAAGTATGCCAAAAGCCATGCAGGCCATTATGGGAACAGGCTCGTTGGATTTAACGACTGTTAGCGGTTATTACGGCATTTTGTTTTTATATTTAATGGTTATGACTACGATTCATGCTGTGATGTTAGGAGCGAATATCATTTCTAAAGAGGAGAGAGATAAAACAGCAGAATTCTTATTAGTGAAGCCAATCTCTAGAAAACAGGTGATCTTTTCGAAATGGATGGCATCCTTGATCGCTATTTTTGTGCTAAATCTTGTCACTTTTTTGATTTCACATTTGATGGTGGATTATTATAATAAGACAGATGAGTCGTATGTGATCGAGATTGCTAAATTAATGGGTGGTATGTTTATCCTGCAGCTCCTGTTTTTATCCTTAGGAACATCCGTTGCTGCTAGCATTAAGCATCCTAAAAGAGCTGCAAGTATTTCTACTGCTGTGTTACTAATTGCCTTTTTCTTATCAATGGCGATTGACCTTAACGAGAATCTCGAGATTCTTTCTGTCTTTACTCCTTTCAAATATTTTGAGGCAAAGGACATCATTAGTGGAACCGGATATGAAGCCATATATATTACGGTAAGCGCCCTATTAGTTGTAGTCATGACGAGCTATACCTTTATCGCTTATGAAAAGAGAGATCTGCATATCTAG
- a CDS encoding ABC transporter permease subunit gives MNIFLHEIRAYGKSTFVWTVSLIALVLFFMSLFPSFAKDADQVNELLQTLPEALRKAVGIEIGHFTSILGFYSYVFMYISLCGAIQAMMIGASILSKEVREKTVDFLLTKPVSRTTIIVSKLSAAFVSIAITSLSFILCAYFIASYVKTENFNEQAFFLLSFTLFFVQVMFLAIGVIASMLLPKLKSVLSLSLGVVFAFFFIGMFGSTVGEASVRYITPFKYFDYMYIIKYSQYEWSYVIVGLVWIIAAFIASFYIYTKRDMNAV, from the coding sequence GTGAATATCTTTCTTCATGAAATAAGAGCTTATGGAAAGTCGACGTTTGTTTGGACGGTTTCTCTTATTGCACTTGTGCTCTTTTTTATGTCACTTTTTCCCTCGTTTGCGAAAGATGCAGATCAAGTGAACGAGCTTTTACAAACTCTCCCGGAAGCATTGCGTAAAGCGGTTGGGATTGAAATTGGTCATTTTACTAGCATCCTTGGTTTTTATTCGTATGTTTTCATGTATATCTCGTTATGCGGTGCGATACAGGCGATGATGATAGGTGCATCTATCCTATCCAAGGAGGTACGGGAAAAGACAGTTGATTTTCTCCTTACCAAGCCTGTTTCAAGGACAACGATCATTGTATCAAAGCTTTCTGCGGCATTTGTGTCTATTGCAATTACTAGCCTATCCTTCATTCTTTGTGCTTATTTTATTGCTTCCTATGTAAAGACAGAGAATTTTAATGAACAAGCATTTTTTCTTCTTTCATTCACGCTCTTTTTCGTTCAAGTTATGTTTTTAGCCATTGGAGTGATTGCTTCCATGCTATTACCTAAGTTGAAATCGGTTCTCTCTTTATCACTAGGTGTCGTCTTTGCTTTCTTTTTTATAGGAATGTTTGGATCTACAGTGGGTGAAGCGTCCGTTCGATATATTACCCCCTTCAAGTATTTTGACTACATGTATATTATTAAATACAGTCAGTATGAATGGTCGTATGTGATAGTCGGTTTGGTGTGGATTATAGCAGCTTTTATTGCTAGCTTTTACATCTATACTAAAAGGGATATGAATGCGGTGTAA
- a CDS encoding ABC transporter ATP-binding protein — protein sequence MNVIESNQLTKMYGKARGISNVSFSVKEGEIFGFIGPNGAGKSTTIRTLLALIYPTSGSATIFGKDCIKYAPEIKKEIGYLPSEVFYYENMKVIDLLKYSASFYKKDCTKRIHELAETLNLDVSKKIDDLSLGNKKKVGIVQGLLHEPKLIILDEPTSGLDPLMQQKFFELLREENKKGATILFSSHILSEVQKLCDRVAIIKEGEIVKVETMSALTENSYKKFRLEAVNHITSEVFQLEGVTDIMVKEKTVSFIYKGNMNAIIRKIAEIPLQNLWVEEPTLEEIFMHYYEKEE from the coding sequence ATGAATGTGATAGAAAGCAATCAGTTAACGAAAATGTATGGAAAAGCAAGAGGGATTTCTAATGTCAGTTTCTCTGTAAAAGAAGGAGAGATTTTTGGATTCATTGGACCAAATGGAGCTGGGAAATCGACAACCATTCGAACATTGCTTGCACTTATTTATCCAACAAGTGGGAGTGCTACGATCTTTGGGAAGGATTGTATTAAATATGCCCCCGAGATTAAGAAGGAGATTGGGTACCTCCCCTCAGAGGTCTTTTATTATGAAAATATGAAAGTTATTGACTTGCTTAAGTATTCTGCAAGCTTTTATAAAAAGGATTGTACAAAGAGAATACATGAGCTTGCTGAAACGTTGAATCTAGATGTTTCTAAAAAGATTGACGATCTTTCACTTGGCAATAAAAAGAAGGTTGGAATCGTTCAAGGATTATTACACGAACCAAAGCTCATTATTCTTGATGAGCCGACAAGTGGCTTGGATCCATTAATGCAACAGAAATTTTTCGAATTATTAAGAGAAGAAAATAAAAAGGGAGCTACCATTCTTTTCTCCTCCCATATTTTAAGTGAGGTTCAAAAACTTTGTGATCGTGTGGCTATTATTAAAGAAGGCGAAATCGTGAAAGTCGAGACGATGAGCGCTTTAACAGAGAATAGTTATAAGAAATTTAGACTTGAAGCTGTTAATCACATAACTTCTGAAGTTTTTCAGTTAGAAGGTGTCACAGATATTATGGTGAAAGAAAAGACGGTGTCCTTTATCTACAAAGGGAATATGAATGCAATTATTAGAAAAATCGCAGAGATACCACTTCAGAATTTGTGGGTAGAAGAACCAACCCTTGAAGAGATTTTCATGCACTACTACGAAAAGGAGGAGTAG